A genomic stretch from Syntrophales bacterium includes:
- a CDS encoding universal stress protein, which produces MKAIGLCSHYSRQGDWAFDYAFRLAGKKDIQLNIFHWLESPFRFRREIVYLDEKKEKLVRVTDEFQVKKEYELREYYDSRLGDFVKVGFRLCEGNEGAELARCLHRKEYDLLVLGYVERGADFGGQQIERFAANFRVPVVMVGPDKPNSFHLNKRAVDIVDQLDMKEGEWCLIEA; this is translated from the coding sequence ATGAAAGCAATTGGACTTTGTTCACACTATTCCCGTCAGGGTGACTGGGCATTTGATTACGCCTTTAGATTGGCCGGCAAGAAGGATATTCAGCTCAATATCTTCCACTGGTTGGAATCACCTTTCCGTTTCCGCCGGGAGATAGTTTACTTAGACGAGAAGAAGGAAAAACTGGTGCGGGTCACCGATGAATTTCAGGTCAAAAAGGAATATGAGCTACGTGAGTACTACGACTCCAGACTGGGAGACTTTGTCAAGGTGGGCTTCCGGCTATGTGAGGGGAATGAGGGGGCGGAACTTGCCCGTTGTCTGCATCGAAAAGAGTACGATCTCTTGGTATTAGGGTACGTTGAACGGGGTGCGGACTTTGGTGGCCAGCAGATCGAGCGATTCGCCGCTAACTTCAGGGTACCGGTGGTCATGGTGGGTCCCGACAAGCCCAATTCCTTCCACCTCAATAAGCGGGCGGTGGACATTGTTGATCAACTGGATATGAAGGAAGGAGAATGGTGTCTTATTGAGGCTTGA